One genomic window of Ruminococcus gauvreauii includes the following:
- a CDS encoding uroporphyrinogen decarboxylase family protein: MEMTSKERLNCVLEGETPDRLASSFLINPYYTNSLPGKPDPIEFMKELGADIIDRDGPLPYKIVLSGGVEYTDVYENGETVRTYTTPVGTIYESFAGPMLWGSISARKTSFVKKLEDYKVLQYVFEHMDFEPDYSWYEERMELIGDHGIVVPQATEFRSSLEYLLEDNLQRTIIDLSEEPEIVEEFMQALKAANMRACRVAAGCPTTYFNVWEDSSTTLLSPTWFEEYVLPEFNEFTDILAANGKRLIHHSCGKIKNLLPIMERESVAAFESVTPAPVGDIQIRDCYDAWDDKFAVIGGLDPTFLIRCTMEELEQRTVETIESLGDHKKRFVLANGDSLPPRVEPQKLYKMIEIAKRYTF, translated from the coding sequence ATGGAAATGACATCAAAAGAACGCTTAAACTGTGTATTGGAGGGGGAAACGCCGGATCGCCTGGCAAGTTCATTCCTGATCAATCCATATTATACGAACAGTCTGCCAGGCAAGCCGGACCCGATCGAGTTCATGAAAGAACTAGGAGCAGATATTATTGATCGTGATGGTCCGCTGCCTTATAAGATCGTGCTCTCGGGGGGCGTGGAATACACGGATGTGTATGAAAACGGTGAGACAGTCCGTACATACACCACACCTGTCGGGACCATATATGAGTCATTTGCAGGCCCGATGCTCTGGGGATCGATCTCCGCGCGCAAGACGAGCTTCGTCAAGAAATTGGAAGATTATAAAGTTTTGCAGTATGTCTTTGAACATATGGATTTTGAACCGGATTACAGCTGGTATGAAGAGCGGATGGAACTGATCGGCGATCACGGCATCGTCGTGCCGCAGGCGACGGAGTTTCGGTCTTCGCTGGAATATCTGCTGGAAGATAATCTGCAGCGTACCATCATTGACCTGTCTGAGGAACCGGAAATCGTAGAAGAATTCATGCAGGCGCTGAAAGCTGCCAATATGCGGGCGTGCCGTGTCGCAGCCGGTTGCCCGACGACTTACTTCAACGTGTGGGAAGACTCCTCGACCACACTGCTCTCCCCGACGTGGTTTGAAGAGTATGTGCTTCCGGAATTTAATGAGTTTACGGATATTCTGGCTGCGAACGGAAAAAGACTGATCCATCATTCCTGCGGAAAGATTAAAAATCTGCTGCCGATCATGGAGCGGGAGAGCGTTGCGGCATTTGAATCCGTGACGCCTGCACCGGTGGGCGATATTCAGATCAGAGACTGTTATGATGCATGGGATGACAAGTTTGCAGTCATTGGCGGACTTGATCCCACTTTCCTGATCCGCTGCACGATGGAGGAACTGGAACAGAGAACGGTTGAGACGATCGAGAGCCTGGGGGATCACAAAAAACGATTCGTGCTGGCGAACGGCGACAGTCTGCCTCCGCGTGTTGAACCGCAGAAACTCTACAAAATGATTGAAATTGCAAAGCGCTATACGTTCTGA
- a CDS encoding 4-hydroxyphenylacetate 3-hydroxylase family protein — MMTKQEYVESLRKLNMVVYMFGERIESAADHPVIRPSMNSVAATYELAGDPEYEDLMTATSNLTGRKINRFTHIHQSTEDLVKKVKMQRMLGQKTAACFQRCVGMDAGNAVYSTTYEIDRKLGTHYFENFVNFWKAVQDNDWTVDGAMTDPKGNRGLSPSAQEDPDLYLRVVERRADGIVVRGAKAHQTGIVNSHEILVMPTVAMKPEEKDYAVSFAVPVDAEGVFMIYGRQSCDTRKMEEGADIDLGNSQYGGHEALIIFDNVFVPNERIFMNGETEFSGMLVERFASYHRQSYGGCKVGVGDVLIGAAALAADYNGVPKVSHIKDKLIEMTHLNETLYACGIACSAEGARTQSGNYYVNALLANVCKQNITRLPYEIARLAEDIAGGLMVTLPSEQDFRNEKIGPYIEKYFKGDAKIPTENRMRVLRLIENITLGTAAVGYRTESMHGAGSPQAQRIMISRQGNIERKKELAKKLAKIED, encoded by the coding sequence ATGATGACAAAACAAGAGTATGTGGAGAGTCTGAGAAAATTAAATATGGTGGTCTACATGTTCGGGGAAAGAATCGAGTCTGCGGCTGATCATCCGGTGATCAGACCGTCCATGAATTCTGTGGCGGCGACATACGAGCTGGCCGGTGACCCCGAATATGAAGACCTGATGACCGCTACCTCAAATCTGACAGGGCGTAAGATCAATCGTTTCACACATATCCACCAAAGCACGGAGGATCTGGTAAAAAAGGTTAAGATGCAGAGGATGCTTGGACAAAAAACAGCCGCGTGTTTTCAGCGTTGTGTAGGAATGGATGCCGGAAATGCAGTGTACAGCACCACCTATGAGATTGACCGGAAACTGGGTACACACTATTTTGAAAATTTCGTGAATTTCTGGAAAGCGGTTCAGGACAATGACTGGACGGTCGACGGCGCCATGACGGATCCGAAGGGGAACAGAGGACTGTCCCCGTCCGCACAGGAAGATCCGGATCTGTATCTGAGAGTGGTCGAGAGAAGAGCGGATGGGATTGTGGTAAGAGGCGCCAAGGCACATCAGACAGGCATCGTGAATTCACATGAAATCCTGGTCATGCCTACCGTGGCTATGAAGCCGGAAGAAAAAGACTATGCGGTTTCATTCGCGGTACCCGTGGACGCCGAAGGGGTTTTCATGATCTACGGACGCCAGTCATGCGATACGAGAAAAATGGAGGAAGGCGCGGATATTGATCTTGGCAACAGTCAGTATGGCGGGCATGAGGCTCTGATCATTTTTGACAATGTGTTTGTTCCGAATGAGAGGATCTTCATGAACGGAGAAACGGAATTTTCCGGAATGCTGGTAGAGCGCTTTGCCTCCTATCACAGGCAGAGTTACGGCGGATGTAAGGTGGGAGTGGGTGACGTGTTGATAGGAGCGGCTGCACTTGCGGCTGACTATAACGGAGTTCCGAAGGTATCGCATATCAAAGACAAATTGATCGAGATGACACACCTGAACGAAACACTCTATGCATGCGGGATTGCCTGCTCGGCGGAAGGAGCGCGGACACAGTCAGGAAATTACTATGTTAACGCACTGCTTGCAAATGTCTGTAAACAGAACATTACAAGACTTCCCTATGAGATTGCCCGCCTGGCGGAAGACATAGCGGGAGGACTGATGGTAACTCTGCCCTCTGAACAGGACTTCAGAAACGAAAAGATTGGTCCGTACATAGAAAAATATTTTAAAGGTGACGCGAAAATCCCAACGGAAAACCGTATGCGTGTTCTGCGGCTCATAGAAAATATTACGCTTGGGACTGCGGCGGTCGGATACAGGACAGAGTCCATGCACGGGGCTGGATCACCGCAGGCACAGCGGATTATGATTTCGAGACAGGGAAATATCGAGAGAAAGAAAGAGCTTGCGAAAAAGCTTGCCAAGATTGAGGACTGA
- a CDS encoding MFS transporter, giving the protein MEKTKDSRRWLLLLLMLAAFAVTFMTRFVWSPLNTTVTEELGLSNVAAGSFMSAFFIGYVITQIPGGTLADRFGVKYVLSAGVLVTGLASIGMSFITDYTQGMICRVITGLGAGVVMACCSKVISEYFEQKDRGIAFGILLVGPTVGLTVANKLGARLLVDYSWQAAFRVVGYIAIAIAILIFVTVKNIKSEAIGQKVTLLTGLKIVFTTRNLVCVCFAGFFYMFLNLGVSTWANTYLGSIGYETVQAAGVMSIYSIGGIIGSLLTGIIVKKFNMNVKFYLIGVYILIAVVTLIFGFQTNLGILKAAGFVYGFATYLPNAHLNALITKYAPDHLAGSVMGVQNCIFQMASILSPMVVGWTVDLTGTFRTCWFALAVMPVIGLAFLFILREQRGRI; this is encoded by the coding sequence ATGGAAAAGACAAAAGATTCCAGACGGTGGCTGCTGCTGCTTCTGATGCTCGCGGCATTTGCAGTTACTTTTATGACCAGATTTGTCTGGTCACCGCTCAACACAACGGTAACGGAGGAACTTGGACTGTCAAATGTCGCAGCAGGTTCTTTTATGTCGGCATTTTTTATCGGCTACGTTATAACACAGATTCCAGGGGGAACACTGGCAGACCGTTTTGGGGTCAAGTATGTTCTGTCGGCAGGTGTGCTTGTGACCGGTCTCGCTTCTATTGGAATGTCATTTATCACGGATTATACGCAGGGCATGATCTGCCGTGTCATCACCGGTCTTGGAGCAGGCGTGGTGATGGCGTGCTGCAGTAAAGTTATCAGTGAATATTTTGAACAGAAAGACAGGGGGATCGCTTTTGGTATTCTGCTCGTCGGTCCGACAGTGGGACTTACGGTCGCTAACAAACTGGGAGCAAGGCTGCTGGTCGATTACAGCTGGCAGGCAGCATTTCGCGTAGTTGGCTATATAGCCATAGCAATCGCGATTCTCATATTTGTGACTGTGAAAAATATTAAATCAGAAGCAATCGGGCAAAAGGTGACGCTCCTGACGGGACTGAAAATTGTGTTTACGACACGGAACCTGGTCTGTGTCTGCTTCGCCGGTTTTTTCTATATGTTTCTGAATCTTGGCGTGTCCACATGGGCCAACACTTATCTGGGCAGTATTGGATATGAAACAGTACAGGCGGCAGGTGTTATGAGCATTTACAGTATTGGCGGGATTATCGGCTCATTGCTGACCGGGATTATCGTGAAAAAATTCAACATGAATGTAAAATTCTATCTGATAGGAGTATATATCCTGATTGCCGTTGTGACACTGATTTTTGGTTTCCAGACCAATCTCGGCATTTTGAAGGCAGCAGGCTTTGTCTATGGTTTTGCAACATATCTACCGAATGCACATCTGAATGCTCTGATCACAAAATATGCTCCGGATCATCTTGCCGGATCAGTGATGGGAGTTCAGAACTGTATCTTTCAGATGGCGTCCATTCTGTCACCGATGGTTGTCGGCTGGACAGTGGATCTGACAGGAACGTTTAGAACCTGCTGGTTTGCACTGGCGGTAATGCCGGTCATCGGCCTGGCATTCCTGTTTATTTTAAGAGAGCAGAGGGGAAGAATATGA
- a CDS encoding uroporphyrinogen decarboxylase family protein: MISKKENVLKLYRHEMPEFLPIMGEGIINNVPVSGYLERAAGGRDGYDWFGVHWMWKEGEPAPVPGPDFLLKDIADWREIVKFPDLDQFDWEQAAKKDRILDFNRREALLYQMIHNGIFERLHTLMGFEDALCALLTDPEEVRAFFEAMADYKCRLIDKIAEYYRPDIICYHDDWGTQRSLFFAPDIWRELIKEPTRRIVEHVHSKGILFELHSCGNIQDLIPEIVDELKVDGLNIMKLNDIPRMKRITGTKVVYNVYFDTQKLDVMESAGALTEQAVRQSIREEIMELSEGGCYIPALLLVRPEWTEIIMDEYESCREELYK, from the coding sequence ATGATATCAAAAAAGGAAAATGTGTTAAAACTGTATCGCCATGAAATGCCAGAGTTCCTTCCGATTATGGGGGAGGGTATCATCAATAATGTTCCGGTCAGCGGTTATCTGGAACGGGCAGCCGGCGGCAGGGATGGCTATGACTGGTTCGGAGTACACTGGATGTGGAAAGAGGGGGAGCCGGCGCCTGTCCCGGGACCTGATTTTCTGCTGAAAGATATTGCAGATTGGCGTGAGATAGTCAAATTTCCGGATCTGGACCAGTTTGACTGGGAACAAGCGGCAAAAAAAGACCGGATTTTGGATTTTAACCGCAGGGAAGCGCTACTCTATCAGATGATACACAATGGTATCTTTGAACGTCTCCATACGCTTATGGGATTTGAGGACGCATTGTGTGCTCTTCTGACGGACCCTGAGGAGGTAAGAGCATTTTTTGAGGCAATGGCCGATTATAAATGCCGTCTGATTGACAAGATTGCCGAATACTACAGGCCAGATATCATCTGCTATCATGACGACTGGGGAACGCAGCGTTCCCTGTTCTTTGCACCGGATATATGGAGAGAGCTGATAAAAGAACCGACCAGAAGAATTGTCGAACATGTACACAGCAAAGGAATACTCTTTGAACTTCACAGCTGCGGAAACATCCAGGATCTGATACCGGAAATTGTAGATGAACTGAAAGTTGACGGACTGAACATTATGAAACTGAATGATATTCCGCGTATGAAAAGGATTACCGGTACGAAAGTGGTTTACAATGTATACTTCGATACTCAGAAACTGGATGTGATGGAAAGCGCAGGTGCACTGACTGAACAGGCTGTCAGGCAAAGCATTCGTGAAGAAATCATGGAGTTGTCCGAAGGAGGCTGCTATATCCCCGCACTTTTGCTGGTACGTCCGGAGTGGACAGAGATTATTATGGATGAGTATGAGTCATGCAGAGAAGAATTATACAAATAG
- a CDS encoding AraC family transcriptional regulator — MKQDIQINHFQECHGRHVHEYPQVLIPLKASLRLVAGETECQVSSRELCFIPEGMEHTCDFKGELLALNLDGQEITRHRYFLAEPFVLSMKGQILQLIQLIQAELREQPESESVKHLYRYFYSKLMEECMPPSIWYISNHYDAHITMEQLACIENYNVKYYNDWFKQKTGVSPGYYLRRTRIDKAKEILEKTEFGMTEIAVMIGYSSNSSFTRAFRSITGVSPEMYRKTIFNRGERMTKAL; from the coding sequence ATGAAACAGGATATCCAAATTAATCATTTCCAGGAGTGTCACGGACGGCATGTCCATGAATATCCGCAGGTACTGATTCCCTTAAAAGCCAGTTTGCGTCTGGTGGCGGGAGAAACGGAATGCCAGGTGAGTTCCAGGGAGCTCTGCTTTATTCCGGAGGGAATGGAGCACACATGTGATTTCAAAGGTGAATTGCTGGCGCTGAATCTGGATGGACAGGAGATCACAAGGCACCGGTATTTTCTCGCGGAGCCTTTCGTGTTATCCATGAAGGGACAGATTCTTCAGCTGATTCAGCTGATTCAGGCGGAACTGAGGGAACAGCCGGAAAGTGAATCGGTGAAACACCTGTACCGCTATTTTTACAGTAAGCTGATGGAGGAGTGCATGCCGCCGTCCATCTGGTATATCAGCAATCATTATGATGCCCACATTACCATGGAACAGCTTGCCTGTATCGAAAACTATAACGTGAAATACTATAATGACTGGTTCAAGCAGAAGACCGGAGTGTCACCTGGCTACTATCTGCGCAGAACCAGAATCGACAAAGCGAAGGAAATACTGGAAAAAACGGAGTTTGGCATGACCGAGATTGCGGTTATGATCGGCTACAGCAGCAATTCATCTTTCACCAGGGCTTTTCGGAGCATTACCGGCGTATCTCCGGAGATGTACAGAAAAACGATTTTCAACAGGGGAGAGAGGATGACCAAAGCCTTATAA
- a CDS encoding acetyl-CoA C-acetyltransferase — protein sequence MTDNVYVIGACRTAIGSFLGTLKGVTAVELGTHVLKEAIKRAGISPDQIDQVILGNVLQAGQGQNPARQVTVSAGLPIEVPALTVNKVCGSGLNTIALSAALIKAGEADCIAAGGMESMSGAPYLLPGLREGQRMGDGITVDSMVHEGLWDAFNDYHMGVTAENVAEQYQITREEQDAFALDSQMKAKAASESGKFREEIVPISIPQRKGDDIVFQQDEHIRPNTSAEQLARLRPAFKPGGTVTAGNASGINDAACIMLVVSEKFVKENQLKPLAKVACSASCGIDPKIMGLGPVPTIKKLLKKSELKIDDIDLFEVNEAFASQSIGVLRDLKIPAHKVNVNGGAIALGHPIGASGARIAATLLYEMRRSDKRFGVASLCIGGGMGEAVLFERDSMCR from the coding sequence ATGACAGATAACGTATATGTAATCGGGGCATGCCGTACGGCGATTGGTTCGTTTTTAGGAACACTGAAAGGGGTGACAGCTGTAGAGCTGGGAACCCATGTGTTAAAGGAGGCAATAAAAAGAGCGGGGATTTCACCGGATCAGATAGACCAGGTGATCCTTGGCAACGTACTGCAGGCCGGGCAGGGACAGAATCCGGCAAGGCAGGTGACTGTCAGCGCGGGACTGCCGATTGAAGTTCCTGCTCTGACGGTCAATAAAGTATGCGGATCGGGATTAAACACCATCGCCCTTTCGGCCGCACTTATAAAAGCCGGTGAGGCAGACTGCATTGCCGCAGGCGGAATGGAAAGCATGTCCGGCGCGCCGTATCTGCTGCCAGGGCTGAGAGAAGGGCAGCGCATGGGAGACGGCATCACGGTGGACAGTATGGTTCACGAAGGGTTATGGGATGCTTTCAACGACTATCATATGGGTGTCACAGCAGAAAATGTTGCAGAACAATATCAGATAACCAGGGAAGAACAGGATGCATTTGCTTTGGATTCCCAGATGAAAGCAAAAGCAGCATCAGAGAGCGGAAAATTCAGGGAGGAAATAGTTCCGATCAGCATTCCGCAGAGAAAAGGAGATGATATTGTCTTCCAACAGGATGAGCATATACGCCCGAATACATCCGCTGAACAGCTGGCCAGGCTGAGACCTGCATTTAAACCGGGCGGTACCGTAACGGCGGGCAATGCATCCGGGATCAACGATGCCGCTTGTATTATGCTGGTGGTTTCTGAAAAATTTGTAAAGGAAAATCAGCTGAAACCTCTGGCTAAGGTGGCTTGCAGCGCCTCATGCGGAATAGATCCGAAGATCATGGGTCTGGGTCCTGTACCGACGATAAAGAAACTGCTGAAAAAATCGGAACTGAAGATAGATGACATTGATTTATTTGAAGTAAATGAGGCGTTCGCGTCACAGTCGATCGGTGTCTTAAGAGATCTTAAGATCCCGGCCCACAAGGTCAACGTAAACGGAGGAGCCATCGCTCTGGGACATCCGATCGGTGCATCAGGCGCCCGCATAGCCGCGACTTTATTATACGAAATGAGAAGATCCGATAAACGTTTTGGTGTTGCGAGCCTGTGTATCGGCGGCGGCATGGGAGAGGCGGTATTGTTCGAAAGAGATTCCATGTGCCGGTAA
- a CDS encoding PucR family transcriptional regulator yields the protein MRLSLRLIYEQLAEQYPALSLMGSTSPGLTEVQIFSAGSISLKKDVLYVILDDSLTSGILSETPGISCIMRGPGHLNFPEHAIVVPCQYCMTDLFNDVVSLFRQFQSWETSVLDAIARERPLTDILNLSHMVTRDTVYLADTTLKLIAHTSPTLMDDISANWNYQIKYGYMPMNIVRKLIDTGELAYMNKTREAFTYPTETFNLPYTCKNIFHGCQLLAHLFIVGVYSPPTRTHLEIAEVLGRMLSIYLEKNPGNVTLFGTFHEGFLRDILNRRLCNRDLIQNQLSYFDWKIDDIFALLLIDCAEDSQYKKQLIINHLSQNPNLDCSVFEAEHYLAAIYHAPDTTDIRRDLYSFADKFQIRGALSKSFHDLTNLHIYFEQAKKTLTIGQKLSPDNHIFVNDDYGIYSIISRIVEGHSIFELCHEGVLRLYETDQENGTDYINTLFQYLSNDRNLLRTSKSLFIHRNTLSYRLDKISAVVDLEYDNPENRHYILMSLYILRYCILNRNDP from the coding sequence ATGAGACTGTCACTCCGGCTTATATATGAACAATTGGCGGAGCAATACCCGGCATTATCTCTGATGGGCTCAACCAGTCCCGGGCTGACGGAGGTCCAGATCTTTTCAGCAGGCAGTATCTCGCTGAAAAAGGATGTTCTGTACGTCATTCTGGATGATTCTTTGACATCCGGGATTCTTTCTGAAACCCCGGGCATCTCCTGCATTATGCGCGGTCCGGGACACCTGAATTTTCCGGAACACGCCATCGTTGTCCCCTGTCAGTACTGTATGACAGACTTGTTTAACGATGTCGTATCCCTGTTCCGGCAGTTCCAGTCCTGGGAAACCTCTGTTCTGGATGCCATCGCACGAGAGCGCCCCCTTACAGACATTCTGAATCTTTCGCATATGGTCACACGTGATACCGTGTATCTCGCAGATACCACACTGAAACTTATCGCACACACATCACCAACCCTGATGGATGATATCAGTGCAAACTGGAACTATCAGATCAAATACGGTTACATGCCGATGAATATCGTCCGGAAATTGATCGACACCGGGGAACTTGCTTATATGAATAAAACCCGGGAAGCATTTACCTATCCGACAGAAACCTTCAATCTTCCCTACACCTGCAAAAATATTTTTCACGGCTGCCAGCTGCTGGCACATCTGTTCATTGTCGGAGTCTATTCACCCCCCACCCGCACACATCTTGAAATCGCAGAAGTGCTGGGGCGGATGCTTTCTATCTATCTCGAAAAGAATCCCGGCAATGTTACGCTGTTCGGCACCTTCCACGAAGGTTTTTTACGTGATATATTAAACAGACGGTTATGCAACCGGGACTTAATACAGAATCAGCTTTCCTATTTTGACTGGAAAATTGACGATATTTTCGCGCTTCTGCTGATTGACTGTGCAGAAGATTCGCAATACAAAAAGCAGTTGATCATCAATCATCTAAGCCAGAACCCAAATCTGGACTGCAGTGTTTTCGAAGCGGAACATTATCTGGCTGCTATCTATCACGCTCCGGATACCACGGACATTCGCAGAGACTTATACAGCTTCGCCGATAAATTTCAGATTCGCGGAGCTCTCAGCAAAAGCTTTCATGACCTGACCAACCTGCATATTTATTTTGAGCAGGCCAAAAAAACCTTGACGATCGGACAAAAGCTGTCACCGGATAATCACATTTTCGTCAATGATGACTACGGTATTTACAGCATTATTTCGAGAATCGTAGAGGGGCATTCCATCTTCGAACTGTGTCACGAAGGCGTTCTTCGACTATATGAAACGGACCAGGAAAATGGTACAGACTATATCAACACGCTGTTCCAGTACCTGTCCAATGACCGCAATCTGCTGAGGACCTCAAAATCCCTGTTCATACATCGCAATACCCTGAGTTATCGTCTGGACAAAATCTCAGCTGTGGTCGATCTGGAATACGATAACCCGGAAAACCGTCATTATATTTTAATGTCCCTCTATATTCTGAGATACTGCATTCTAAACAGGAATGACCCGTGA
- a CDS encoding AraC family transcriptional regulator — protein MKTNEKGVYPESEVFFLTPSETARELLYYITRCGHYLCSSQYEFSGSTSLGRHPSRQTMLMMYVQSGSMSLTLNGVPMQAVQNQVILVDCLLPHEYHAQEKTEFYWMHIDGVNSRAFCERILTEHGNVFNVVQTGAFHHKFREIISSCQPTVGTGEVSRSLMVYQLLCTAYHSSAQPEAASDAEMAGEATPIGRALRYMSEHLSEDLNVTDIAARAGMSSSHFSRQFREATTYSPHEYLVMKRIDYAQWLLYATDLPIREIAEQTGYNSETNFIVSFKKKMGISPSRFRKLTQPHQRQNV, from the coding sequence ATGAAAACAAATGAAAAAGGTGTCTATCCGGAGTCGGAGGTATTTTTTCTGACACCGTCCGAGACGGCACGCGAACTGTTATATTATATCACTCGCTGCGGCCATTACCTGTGCAGTTCACAGTATGAGTTCAGCGGCAGCACTTCTCTGGGCCGTCATCCGTCACGCCAGACGATGCTGATGATGTATGTGCAGAGCGGCTCAATGTCCCTCACCTTAAACGGTGTACCAATGCAGGCAGTTCAGAATCAGGTGATTCTGGTGGACTGCCTGCTGCCGCATGAGTACCATGCGCAGGAAAAAACCGAGTTTTACTGGATGCACATCGACGGAGTCAATTCCCGTGCATTCTGTGAGCGCATTCTCACCGAACACGGAAATGTCTTCAATGTCGTCCAGACAGGCGCATTCCACCATAAATTCCGGGAAATCATCAGCTCCTGTCAGCCTACAGTCGGCACCGGAGAAGTTTCCCGTTCCCTGATGGTATACCAGCTGCTCTGCACCGCTTACCACTCGAGCGCACAGCCCGAGGCTGCTTCCGACGCGGAAATGGCAGGGGAGGCCACTCCCATCGGCCGGGCACTCCGTTATATGAGCGAACACCTTTCCGAAGATCTGAATGTCACAGACATTGCCGCCCGCGCCGGCATGAGCAGCTCTCACTTTTCAAGGCAATTCCGTGAAGCGACCACGTACTCCCCTCACGAGTACCTCGTGATGAAACGCATAGACTATGCCCAGTGGCTGCTCTATGCAACCGATCTGCCCATCCGGGAGATCGCGGAACAGACCGGTTACAACAGCGAGACCAATTTCATCGTCTCCTTTAAAAAGAAGATGGGCATCTCACCGTCCCGTTTTCGAAAACTGACACAGCCGCATCAGCGTCAGAACGTATAG
- a CDS encoding NifU family protein, which yields MDKQSLCAGSVIKVQGVEENKVIVRLLGACSGCPSAQLTVKESIKTAIIKEYPSVEDVILDTSVSDDLLSFAKKLLKN from the coding sequence TTGGACAAACAATCATTATGTGCCGGATCTGTAATAAAAGTTCAGGGTGTAGAAGAGAACAAAGTAATTGTAAGGCTGCTTGGCGCCTGCAGCGGATGTCCGTCCGCGCAGCTGACCGTAAAGGAATCGATAAAGACAGCGATTATAAAAGAGTATCCGTCTGTGGAAGACGTGATTCTTGACACATCAGTGAGCGATGATCTGCTGTCATTTGCTAAAAAGCTGCTGAAGAACTGA